A single window of Rhipicephalus microplus isolate Deutch F79 chromosome 5, USDA_Rmic, whole genome shotgun sequence DNA harbors:
- the LOC119173492 gene encoding uncharacterized protein LOC119173492 has translation MMCRKQVTLMLIVAVTARALPIADPKTDHITPINTDLAIQPEINHSGGETPIISEKIPSTYTIEKEVGEDVEVEPKPYKTPEVDSVETVVSDVEPVVAPAAHSSFRANAEEEVEAEKAPTLSIGDIGAKDPVESPNLHKVVLDTESVPHEGATSTVIVDDEATRDEKVPDGVEQYGSALEFSKYDTNSDGVIDIDEWSTIHGSHEKINGQFHAADINGDKQLEEKEFQGASWYHDGDQGADIARDALMLAIAEQAATAEHNHAMAAAVMPSTELRYIVDDAQSVPVIPAEPVAVVPEKSVVPSVNVDAADFSIAPPKGVAAEPAVHSKDKTEVPQVAEVLKYVQPTDTTENTSSTSSKPAVTANEHGKVTPAA, from the exons ATGATGTGCAGAAAACAGGTGACGTTGATGCTCATAGTAGCGGTCACGGCAAGGGCGTTACCGATAGCTGACCCTAAGACGGACCACATCACGCCCATAAACACCGACCTCGCCATTCAGCCGGAGATCAATCATTCCGGAGGAGAGACGCCCATCATATCGGAAAAAATACCGTCCACGTACACCATCGAAAAGGAAGTCGGAGAGGATGTTGAAGTTGAGCCGAAACCTTACAAGACACCCGAAGTGGATTCGGTTGAGACAGTTGTTTCAGACGTGGAGCCGGTAGTCGCACCGGCGGCTCACAGTTCCTTCCGCGCAAACGCGGAAGAGGAGGTAGAGGCCGAGAAGGCGCCAACTCTGTCGATCGGAGACATTGGCGCCAAGGACCCAGTAGAGAGCCCCAACCTGCACAAGGTGGTGCTGGATACCGAAAGTGTTCCCCATGAAGGGGCGACAAGCACCGTCATCGTGGACGACGAGGCGACCAGGGACGAGAAGGTTCCCGACGGCGTCGAGCAGTACGGCTCCGCGCTCGAGTTCAGCAAGTACGACACCAACAGCGACGGAGTAATCGACATCGACGAGTGGAGCACCATCCACGGAAGCCACGAGAAGATCAACGGCCAGTTCCACGCCGCCGACATCAATG GTGACAAGCAGCTGGAGGAGAAAGAGTTCCAGGGAGCCAGCTGGTACCACGACGGCGACCAGGGGGCCGACATTGCCCGAGACGCGCTGATGCTCGCCATTGCCGAGCAGGCCGCCACAGCAGAGCACAACCACGCCATGGCGGCAGCAGTGATGCCTTCCACCGAGTTGCGGTACATCGTGGACGACGCCCAGAGCGTGCCCGTCATTCCCGCAGAGCCCGTCGCCGTGGTTCCAGAGAAGTCGGTCGTGCCCAGCGTCAACGTAGACGCAGCCGATTTTTCGATCGCTCCTCCCAAAGGTGTCGCTGCCGAGCCCGCAGTTCACAGCAAGGATAAGACGGAAGTGCCCCAGGTTGCAGAGGTGCTCAAATACGTCCAGCCGACGGACACAACGGAAAACACCAGCTCGACTTCTTCAAAGCCTGCGGTTACCGCGAACGAGCACGGCAAGGTGACGCCCGCAGCGTGA